One window from the genome of Treponema sp. OMZ 838 encodes:
- a CDS encoding DUF4241 domain-containing protein, which produces MIPTKEWIEKYEKVKELLVSPAHYGNLFSQNEVQGKKLFILPMGTVHFPTGNVLVRDPLVYLNRNAEPYLQKVPTGIFPLETLVVEIEEDHYRYVATRVKFSNEKAAVYREALIGNEDLDNVDGESFFGFNVDAGLATVVDVKTRDAYCNFESRWANENPDKNIYDDYFAKEFKKSYVANPRFQRDGGDWINYPLEGTDLTVPMIQSGFGDGKYPVYFGYDKNDAICELVIEYIFAG; this is translated from the coding sequence ATGATACCGACAAAAGAATGGATTGAAAAATATGAAAAAGTGAAGGAGCTGCTTGTATCTCCTGCGCATTACGGTAACTTGTTTTCTCAAAATGAAGTACAGGGGAAAAAGTTATTTATATTGCCGATGGGAACCGTGCATTTTCCGACGGGAAATGTTCTGGTGCGTGATCCGCTCGTCTACCTTAACAGAAACGCGGAACCGTATCTGCAAAAAGTACCTACAGGAATTTTTCCATTAGAAACTTTGGTTGTTGAAATAGAAGAAGACCATTACCGATATGTTGCAACACGGGTAAAATTTTCCAATGAAAAGGCTGCCGTATATCGTGAAGCCTTGATAGGCAATGAAGATTTGGACAATGTCGATGGAGAAAGTTTTTTCGGGTTTAATGTCGATGCAGGGCTTGCAACAGTTGTCGATGTAAAAACACGGGATGCCTATTGCAATTTTGAAAGTCGTTGGGCAAACGAAAATCCCGACAAAAATATATACGACGATTATTTTGCAAAAGAGTTCAAAAAGAGTTATGTAGCAAATCCGCGCTTTCAACGCGACGGCGGGGACTGGATTAACTATCCTTTAGAAGGAACGGACTTGACCGTTCCCATGATACAAAGCGGTTTCGGTGATGGAAAATATCCGGTATATTTCGGCTACGATAAAAACGATGCCATTTGTGAACTTGTCATCGAATATATTTTCGCCGGATAA
- a CDS encoding gliding motility protein encodes MRAKTGDVYCVYNSYLKKYTACQITKIEEGEKKPKAVLLWLDWSGEQPVKEEELPLLKPLYQDFMYWKRGLHLCNVDVMVPANHMLIGNMQPLTDESTNTYAMSWGNGYEVYRQLKWQEIPKEQRDAFKKAESSKEKIIFAGKEMAISRHRIHDDVPFENVLELKAFPCLSYLACKKWHIGLYEYLQSCPFLDELVLENHQQKILDFSNAHLHKLSIDMNGVEELYLNNELEELILLGEVTNNCKIHAVENGALLLLTATEIVPKIQGLKDLGKLHCSEITELDMAEILEAYPMLKELRLWGKPGILSNLSMLFRFTKLEGFTTVDLFGFSAEDIPEPECLPNLHWFWMSSLPENAAKKAKQLYKKRKEEGLDLWIQKPRKPEWLAQNLDNPFRSWDGQENISAANAKKAADVYKKTRAEILKLEQSSPIEAARTAEALVRAYTEAFNKMDKRKYFIETVEREDIYCALTELLDLIPPSLSINKEKLLEIFDTTRDF; translated from the coding sequence ATGCGAGCGAAAACCGGCGATGTATACTGTGTGTATAATTCATATTTAAAAAAATATACTGCGTGCCAAATAACCAAGATAGAGGAAGGTGAGAAAAAACCGAAAGCAGTGCTGCTCTGGTTAGATTGGTCGGGTGAACAGCCTGTCAAGGAGGAAGAGTTACCTTTACTAAAGCCGCTTTATCAGGACTTTATGTACTGGAAACGTGGTCTGCATCTTTGTAATGTTGATGTCATGGTACCTGCGAACCATATGTTAATCGGTAATATGCAGCCATTAACCGATGAAAGCACAAATACCTATGCAATGTCTTGGGGAAACGGATATGAAGTATATCGTCAACTTAAATGGCAGGAGATTCCTAAAGAGCAAAGAGATGCTTTTAAAAAAGCGGAGAGCAGTAAGGAAAAAATTATATTTGCCGGAAAAGAAATGGCGATTTCCAGACATCGCATACATGATGATGTTCCTTTTGAAAATGTGCTGGAATTAAAAGCCTTTCCATGCTTATCCTATTTGGCATGTAAAAAATGGCATATCGGTTTATATGAATATTTACAATCATGTCCGTTTTTAGATGAGCTGGTACTTGAAAATCATCAGCAAAAAATATTGGATTTTTCCAATGCGCATTTGCACAAACTTTCTATTGATATGAACGGCGTGGAAGAACTGTATCTGAATAACGAATTGGAAGAACTTATTCTGTTAGGTGAAGTAACAAATAACTGTAAAATACATGCTGTTGAAAACGGAGCTTTATTACTTTTAACAGCAACTGAAATAGTGCCTAAAATACAGGGTCTAAAAGACTTGGGCAAACTGCATTGCTCAGAGATTACAGAACTTGATATGGCCGAGATTCTAGAAGCATACCCGATGCTGAAGGAATTGCGGCTATGGGGAAAACCCGGTATTCTTTCTAACCTTTCTATGCTATTCCGATTTACAAAATTGGAGGGCTTTACCACGGTTGATTTATTCGGTTTTTCTGCCGAAGACATTCCGGAGCCGGAATGTTTACCTAACTTACATTGGTTTTGGATGAGCAGCCTGCCGGAAAATGCAGCCAAAAAAGCTAAACAGCTTTATAAAAAGAGAAAAGAAGAAGGGCTTGATCTTTGGATACAAAAGCCGCGAAAGCCGGAATGGTTGGCGCAGAACCTTGACAATCCGTTCCGCTCATGGGACGGACAAGAAAATATTTCTGCAGCGAATGCCAAGAAAGCAGCAGATGTATATAAAAAAACAAGAGCCGAAATTCTCAAATTGGAACAAAGCTCGCCGATCGAAGCTGCTCGGACTGCCGAAGCTTTGGTGAGGGCATACACTGAAGCCTTTAATAAGATGGACAAACGCAAATATTTTATTGAAACAGTAGAAAGAGAGGATATCTATTGTGCTCTTACAGAACTTTTAGATTTAATACCGCCTTCTCTATCTATCAATAAAGAAAAACTCTTGGAAATTTTTGATACAACACGGGATTTTTAG
- a CDS encoding Imm12 family immunity protein → MEVILSTVIGGEITVEVDGGKIVHSLIIKMRNSLKEHFKKIFFEGLDRIKINVYISGDVSSYCDKMGITATRYFRAKTEYTTEFCIDKNYWSLEPVLPVDRKFILFMENSLIQLGGIIEKKLKAAGYNFDGELFKEIVLKSLRGIS, encoded by the coding sequence ATGGAAGTTATTTTGAGTACGGTAATCGGCGGTGAAATTACGGTTGAGGTTGATGGTGGGAAAATTGTTCATTCATTGATAATAAAAATGAGAAACTCCTTGAAAGAGCATTTTAAAAAAATATTTTTTGAAGGGCTAGATAGAATAAAAATCAACGTATATATCAGCGGAGATGTTTCTTCTTATTGCGATAAAATGGGTATTACTGCAACCCGATATTTCCGTGCAAAGACAGAATATACGACAGAGTTTTGTATCGATAAAAACTATTGGTCGTTAGAACCTGTTCTTCCAGTGGATAGAAAGTTTATTCTATTCATGGAAAACTCGTTGATACAGTTAGGCGGAATTATTGAAAAAAAGCTTAAAGCAGCCGGATATAATTTTGATGGCGAGCTGTTTAAAGAAATTGTTCTTAAAAGTTTAAGAGGGATTAGTTAA
- a CDS encoding DUF2004 domain-containing protein, translating into MKKIEHQYFDQLNLATTDDVEVIWEKEIQGIDTWLWLGKNVEPSTGILDLYARFLEEIDEKIKEARKSLITYLKDDSYYIDFHIEECGLEDLPSDITEFVSKMKITNVGLWIDSEKPHITMDFMIAPDESDEILCVKFGEDAKIISIDWES; encoded by the coding sequence ATGAAAAAAATCGAGCATCAATATTTCGATCAGTTGAATCTTGCGACAACAGATGATGTAGAAGTAATTTGGGAAAAAGAGATTCAGGGGATAGACACGTGGCTTTGGCTCGGCAAAAATGTAGAACCGTCTACCGGCATACTCGACCTTTATGCACGCTTTCTTGAAGAAATAGATGAAAAAATAAAAGAAGCAAGAAAATCGCTGATAACATATTTAAAAGATGACAGCTACTATATTGACTTTCATATTGAAGAATGCGGACTGGAAGATTTGCCAAGTGATATTACCGAGTTTGTAAGTAAAATGAAGATAACGAATGTAGGCTTATGGATTGACAGTGAAAAGCCGCACATCACAATGGATTTTATGATTGCACCTGATGAAAGCGATGAAATACTCTGCGTAAAATTCGGTGAAGATGCAAAAATCATATCCATCGATTGGGAAAGTTAG
- a CDS encoding DUF4272 domain-containing protein, with translation MYIKPEDRREKSNAKIKEMGIACMEELPLVESSKEAKLKSLEEICDRAIACLLSIQLAEDIHNEQGDEESRELFLRLLENYEVSDCLLEKEKRLFDGTYSEQDVIDVCWTYEAYWSLVWALGLVEDISYPNDICDVERAIKLVGDTDGKAAFKAQCKLRGIEEILDMLDLHYRYHWATEEKRLRPETEIKDLNPDVLMERRRGLEWLISEESDWFDISMDT, from the coding sequence ATGTACATAAAACCTGAAGATCGGCGTGAAAAATCGAATGCAAAAATAAAGGAAATGGGCATTGCCTGTATGGAAGAACTGCCCTTGGTGGAATCATCAAAAGAGGCGAAGCTTAAAAGCCTTGAAGAAATCTGCGACAGAGCCATCGCATGTCTTTTGTCGATTCAATTGGCTGAAGACATTCATAATGAGCAAGGGGATGAAGAATCGAGGGAACTGTTTTTACGTTTGCTTGAAAACTACGAAGTATCGGACTGCCTTTTGGAAAAAGAAAAACGACTTTTTGACGGAACATACAGCGAACAGGATGTCATCGATGTCTGTTGGACTTATGAAGCTTATTGGTCGCTTGTGTGGGCTTTGGGCTTGGTCGAGGATATTTCGTATCCGAATGACATCTGTGATGTGGAGAGAGCGATAAAACTGGTCGGCGACACCGATGGGAAAGCTGCGTTTAAAGCACAATGTAAGTTACGCGGAATAGAAGAAATACTGGATATGCTCGATCTGCACTACCGTTACCACTGGGCAACGGAAGAAAAACGGCTCCGCCCCGAAACGGAAATCAAGGACTTAAATCCCGATGTTTTGATGGAACGGCGGCGCGGACTTGAGTGGCTTATTTCCGAAGAATCCGATTGGTTCGATATTTCGATGGATACGTAG
- a CDS encoding HEAT repeat domain-containing protein produces the protein MLQELEAERLRRQNITKEDLQKKYAELQRAGFPLSECIGFIADLGGSNEIAYHYELICEDWERDDPLHLGNSFDKHDLAGIDFLFAAINKASTEKIRVFTAYLIAEILVRLKHRDFYTAVCNRLVPILVSLTNTKDCVLRRKALIAVGWVGTAQEIGIFNDRMLHDEDSLCRAWSASGLWQLSCNRLHSQTILPDVKDVFRQAIAVEKDLFACGVMIESAQSLFGKKWISSIAVENEDAVKIEKARKSAVRFLSKD, from the coding sequence ATTTTACAAGAACTTGAAGCGGAGCGGTTACGCCGTCAAAATATTACAAAAGAAGATTTGCAAAAAAAGTATGCCGAGTTACAAAGAGCCGGTTTTCCTCTTAGCGAATGTATCGGTTTTATAGCCGATTTAGGCGGCAGTAATGAGATTGCTTATCATTACGAATTGATTTGCGAAGACTGGGAGCGAGATGATCCGTTGCATTTGGGTAACAGTTTCGATAAACACGATTTAGCGGGAATTGATTTTCTTTTTGCAGCTATAAACAAAGCTTCAACCGAAAAAATACGGGTCTTCACCGCCTATCTCATTGCCGAAATTCTTGTAAGGTTGAAACATCGCGATTTTTATACGGCTGTATGCAATCGTCTTGTGCCGATACTTGTTTCGCTTACAAATACGAAGGACTGTGTTCTGAGGCGGAAAGCGTTGATAGCTGTCGGGTGGGTTGGGACAGCACAAGAGATTGGTATTTTTAATGACAGAATGCTTCACGACGAGGATAGTCTTTGCCGTGCATGGTCAGCTTCTGGGCTATGGCAATTATCATGTAACAGACTGCATAGTCAAACAATACTCCCGGATGTAAAAGATGTTTTTAGACAGGCAATCGCTGTGGAAAAAGACCTTTTTGCATGCGGCGTAATGATAGAGTCGGCACAAAGTTTATTCGGTAAAAAATGGATATCGTCTATCGCTGTTGAAAATGAAGATGCGGTAAAAATAGAAAAGGCTCGCAAATCGGCTGTCAGATTTTTAAGTAAGGATTAA